The proteins below come from a single Mycobacterium parmense genomic window:
- a CDS encoding respiratory chain complex I subunit 1 family protein has product MNALSYVAGAVQIGTVMVGAPLVVGLTRQVRARWEGRAGGGVLQPWRDIAKQLGKQQITPRGTTVVFAAAPAVVAGSTLLIAAIAPLVATGSPLDSSADLFAVVGLLFLGTVALTLAGIDTGTSFGGMGASREITIAALVEPTILLAVFALSIPAGSANLGALVANTIAHPEQVLSLAAVLAFTALVIVIVAETGRLPVDNPATHLELTMVHEAMILEYAGPRLALVEWAAGMRLAVLLGLLANLFAPWGIAGSHPGAADIVVGLAAVVIKVAMLAGLLATVEVFVAKLRLFRVPELLAGSFLLALLAVTAANFFGVPA; this is encoded by the coding sequence ATGAACGCCCTTTCCTACGTTGCGGGCGCGGTGCAGATCGGCACCGTGATGGTCGGTGCGCCGTTGGTGGTCGGCCTCACTCGGCAGGTGCGCGCGCGCTGGGAGGGTCGCGCCGGTGGTGGTGTCCTGCAGCCGTGGCGCGACATTGCCAAACAGCTCGGCAAACAACAGATAACGCCGCGAGGAACGACGGTGGTGTTCGCGGCGGCGCCGGCCGTCGTCGCCGGATCCACCTTGCTGATCGCGGCGATCGCGCCGCTGGTCGCCACCGGGTCACCCCTGGATTCCAGCGCGGACTTGTTCGCCGTGGTCGGACTGCTGTTCTTGGGTACCGTCGCGCTGACCCTGGCCGGCATCGACACCGGGACCTCGTTCGGCGGGATGGGCGCCAGCCGCGAGATCACCATCGCCGCCTTGGTCGAGCCCACCATCTTGCTCGCGGTCTTCGCGCTGTCCATCCCGGCGGGGTCGGCCAATCTCGGCGCCCTGGTGGCGAATACCATCGCCCACCCCGAGCAGGTTCTCTCGTTGGCCGCGGTGCTGGCGTTCACCGCGCTGGTGATCGTGATCGTCGCCGAGACCGGGCGTCTTCCGGTGGACAACCCGGCCACCCATCTCGAGCTGACCATGGTGCACGAGGCGATGATCCTCGAGTACGCGGGTCCGAGGCTGGCGCTGGTCGAGTGGGCCGCCGGCATGCGACTGGCCGTCCTGCTTGGTCTATTGGCAAACCTGTTCGCGCCGTGGGGAATCGCCGGCAGCCATCCCGGCGCGGCCGATATCGTCGTCGGCCTCGCCGCGGTGGTGATCAAGGTCGCGATGCTGGCCGGACTGCTCGCAACCGTGGAGGTGTTCGTCGCCAAGTTGCGGCTGTTCCGGGTTCCCGAACTGCTCGCGGGGTCGTTTCTCCTGGCGCTGCTCGCGGTCACCGCCGCCAACTTCTTCGGAGTGCCCGCATGA
- a CDS encoding proton-conducting transporter transmembrane domain-containing protein: MTGLLLAAILTPIAASIAMMMFGWRRETATGVLLSAVAVLGCGAALGVGVGSEARFALGGLLRVDALTVTMLIVIGIVATLASWASIGYLDAELAHGHTDGRASRTYGSLTAAFLAAMVVAVCANNIGVVWVAVEATTVITAFLVGHRRTRAALEATWKYVVICSVGIAIAFLGTALLYFAVEHAGAPAAAALNLDVVTAYAGRLDPGIARLAGGLLLIGYGAKAGLFPFHTWLADAHSQAPAPVSALMSGVLLSVAFSVLLRIRPVIDTATGPTFMRSGLLVVGLATLVIAALMLTVTSDIKRMLAYSSMENMGLIAIAAAAGTTLAIAALLLHVLAHGIGKTVLFLASGSLQAAHDSTAIADISAVLRRSRLIGVSLAVGLIVLLGLPPFAMFASELAIARSLADARLTWALGAGMLMVAIAFAALARNAGRILLGNSTGAPLITVPATVGAALVLGVVASIALGITAGPLTALFITAGAGVGVHHGP; the protein is encoded by the coding sequence ATGACCGGATTACTGCTCGCCGCGATACTCACGCCGATCGCTGCATCGATTGCCATGATGATGTTCGGCTGGCGCCGGGAGACCGCCACCGGGGTCTTGCTCTCGGCGGTAGCAGTCCTGGGTTGCGGCGCGGCGCTGGGAGTCGGGGTTGGATCGGAGGCCCGATTCGCCTTGGGTGGGCTGCTGCGTGTGGATGCGCTCACCGTGACCATGCTGATCGTCATCGGGATCGTTGCCACACTGGCCAGCTGGGCCAGCATCGGCTACCTCGACGCCGAACTCGCGCACGGCCACACCGACGGGCGCGCGTCTCGGACGTACGGCTCGCTCACCGCGGCGTTCCTGGCGGCGATGGTTGTTGCGGTGTGCGCCAACAACATCGGCGTGGTCTGGGTCGCCGTCGAAGCCACCACAGTGATCACCGCCTTCCTGGTCGGACACCGTCGCACCCGCGCGGCACTCGAAGCCACCTGGAAGTACGTCGTGATCTGCTCGGTCGGCATCGCGATCGCTTTTCTGGGCACGGCGCTGCTGTACTTCGCCGTCGAACACGCCGGCGCGCCGGCCGCCGCCGCCCTGAACCTCGACGTGGTCACGGCGTACGCGGGCCGGTTGGATCCAGGAATCGCTCGACTGGCGGGCGGTCTGCTGCTCATCGGGTACGGGGCCAAGGCCGGGCTCTTTCCCTTCCATACCTGGTTGGCCGACGCGCACAGCCAGGCCCCGGCACCCGTTTCGGCACTGATGAGCGGGGTGCTTCTCTCGGTGGCGTTCTCGGTGCTTCTTCGCATCAGACCGGTCATCGACACCGCCACCGGGCCCACCTTCATGCGGTCGGGGCTGCTGGTGGTCGGGTTGGCGACGCTGGTGATCGCAGCCTTGATGCTGACGGTGACATCCGACATCAAACGGATGCTCGCCTACTCGTCGATGGAGAACATGGGCCTGATCGCGATCGCCGCGGCCGCCGGGACGACGCTGGCGATCGCTGCGCTGTTACTTCACGTGCTTGCGCACGGGATCGGCAAAACGGTCCTGTTCTTGGCGAGTGGTTCGCTGCAGGCTGCACACGATTCCACTGCGATCGCTGACATCAGCGCGGTTCTGCGACGCTCCCGGCTGATCGGTGTATCGCTCGCCGTGGGCCTGATCGTGTTGTTGGGGCTGCCGCCCTTCGCGATGTTCGCCAGCGAATTGGCCATCGCGCGCTCGCTCGCCGACGCCCGACTCACCTGGGCACTCGGTGCGGGCATGCTGATGGTCGCGATCGCCTTCGCCGCGCTGGCGCGCAACGCGGGCCGCATCCTCTTGGGGAATTCGACCGGCGCGCCGCTGATCACTGTGCCCGCAACGGTCGGCGCGGCCCTGGTCCTCGGCGTCGTGGCATCGATTGCCCTCGGTATCACCGCCGGCCCCCTCACCGCCCTGTTCATCACCGCGGGCGCCGGCGTTGGGGTACATCATGGGCCATAA
- a CDS encoding hydrogenase large subunit, whose amino-acid sequence MMGHNLLHYRVSQEELAEMAGEMLADGFRLAMMAAHDDGATLRVVYLFLAGWPDRRVELECVVPKSDPELQSLAYLSFAASRFEREMADLYGIRPVGHPKPRRLVRHGHWPEDWYPMRRNAAPVKEFAQSEDFPFVTVEGPGVYEIPVGPVHAGLIEPGHFRFSVAGETVLRLKARLWFVHRGLEKLFEGRAADDAVGLAERVSGDTSVGHALAHCLAVEDALGIRLSDGAHRLRALLVELERLYNHVADLGALANDVGFALANAHAQRIREKLLRLNADVTGNRLLRRAIRPGGIRLRALPDVAVLKSIAADVAEVAELTLRNAVVYDRFAGTAVLHAQDAHAMGCLGYVARASGMRTDARVEHPTIALPVTEITAAAGDVLARYTVRREEFAASTELLCHLIESHSGANEYVSVRPSRAQPGSGIGIVEGWRGTIVHRVEIGAANRITRAKIVDPSWLNWPALPVAMADTIVPDFPLANKSFNQSYAGNDL is encoded by the coding sequence ATCATGGGCCATAATCTCCTGCACTACAGGGTGTCCCAGGAGGAACTGGCCGAGATGGCCGGAGAGATGCTGGCCGACGGGTTTCGGCTGGCAATGATGGCGGCTCACGACGACGGTGCTACCTTGCGCGTCGTCTACTTGTTCCTCGCCGGCTGGCCGGATCGGCGCGTCGAGCTCGAATGCGTTGTGCCCAAAAGTGACCCGGAGTTGCAATCGCTTGCGTACCTGTCGTTTGCGGCGAGCAGGTTCGAGCGCGAAATGGCCGATTTGTACGGGATCCGGCCGGTCGGACATCCCAAGCCGCGGCGACTGGTGCGTCATGGCCACTGGCCGGAGGACTGGTACCCCATGCGCCGCAACGCCGCACCCGTCAAGGAATTCGCGCAGTCCGAGGACTTTCCTTTCGTCACTGTCGAGGGGCCCGGCGTGTACGAGATACCGGTCGGCCCCGTACATGCCGGGCTGATCGAGCCCGGACACTTCCGTTTCTCCGTCGCCGGCGAAACGGTGCTGCGACTCAAGGCCCGGTTGTGGTTTGTCCACCGCGGCTTGGAAAAGCTCTTCGAAGGGCGGGCCGCTGACGACGCTGTAGGCCTGGCCGAACGGGTCAGTGGCGATACCTCCGTCGGTCACGCGCTAGCCCACTGCCTCGCCGTCGAGGACGCGCTGGGAATCCGGCTTTCCGACGGGGCGCACCGGCTGCGGGCACTGCTCGTTGAGCTCGAGCGGCTTTACAACCATGTCGCCGATCTCGGCGCCCTGGCCAACGATGTGGGATTCGCACTCGCCAACGCGCACGCTCAACGCATCCGGGAAAAATTGCTGCGGCTCAACGCGGACGTCACTGGAAATCGCCTGCTGCGCCGCGCTATCCGCCCCGGCGGGATCAGGCTGCGAGCCCTGCCCGACGTTGCTGTGCTGAAATCCATCGCGGCGGACGTCGCCGAGGTTGCGGAACTGACGTTGCGCAACGCCGTCGTGTACGACCGATTCGCCGGAACCGCCGTCCTGCACGCCCAGGACGCTCACGCCATGGGCTGCCTCGGCTACGTCGCGCGAGCCAGCGGTATGCGGACCGACGCGAGAGTCGAACATCCCACCATCGCGCTGCCCGTCACCGAGATCACTGCCGCGGCAGGTGACGTGCTTGCCCGTTACACGGTGCGCCGGGAAGAGTTCGCCGCGTCAACCGAGTTGTTATGCCACCTGATCGAATCACATTCCGGCGCAAACGAATACGTTAGTGTCCGGCCTTCTCGAGCTCAACCTGGCAGCGGTATCGGCATTGTCGAGGGCTGGCGGGGCACCATTGTCCACCGCGTCGAAATCGGTGCGGCAAATCGCATCACCCGCGCGAAGATCGTCGACCCGTCCTGGCTCAACTGGCCCGCGCTGCCCGTCGCGATGGCTGACACCATCGTCCCCGACTTCCCGCTGGCCAACAAAAGCTTCAACCAGTCCTACGCGGGCAACGACCTATGA
- a CDS encoding HhH-GPD family protein gives MADIMPHPPVNGRPNVPAAELLGWYDQSRRDLPWREPGVSAWQILVSEFMLQQTPVSRVLPIWPDWVRRWPTASATAAASVADVLRAWGKLGYPRRAKRLHECAVVVARDHDDVVPDDVDILLALPGVGSYTARAIACFAYRQRVPVVDTNVRRVVARTVHGLADAGAPSATRDHADVAALLPADETATQFSVALMELGATVCTARAPRCGLCPLGRCAWRVAGYPPAQGPARRVQAYAGTDRQVRGRLLDVLRANDSPVTRTELDVAWRSDTAQRDRALYSLLADGLVTQTADGRFALAGEG, from the coding sequence ATGGCTGACATCATGCCGCACCCGCCGGTGAACGGGCGGCCAAATGTTCCGGCCGCCGAGTTGCTCGGGTGGTACGACCAATCGCGCCGCGACCTGCCGTGGCGGGAACCCGGCGTCAGCGCCTGGCAGATCCTGGTCAGTGAATTCATGCTGCAGCAGACCCCGGTGTCGCGGGTGCTGCCGATCTGGCCGGACTGGGTGCGGCGCTGGCCCACCGCCTCGGCGACCGCCGCGGCCAGCGTCGCCGACGTGCTGCGCGCTTGGGGCAAGCTGGGCTACCCGCGGCGCGCCAAGCGCCTGCACGAATGCGCTGTCGTCGTCGCGCGCGACCACGACGACGTGGTTCCCGACGATGTCGACATCCTGCTGGCCCTGCCGGGCGTCGGGAGCTACACCGCCCGCGCGATCGCCTGTTTCGCCTACCGGCAACGGGTGCCGGTGGTGGACACCAACGTTCGCCGGGTGGTGGCCCGCACCGTGCACGGCCTGGCCGATGCGGGAGCGCCGTCCGCGACGCGTGACCACGCCGACGTGGCGGCGCTGTTGCCCGCCGACGAGACGGCGACGCAGTTCTCGGTGGCGCTGATGGAGCTGGGCGCGACGGTCTGCACCGCTCGCGCGCCGCGCTGCGGCCTGTGCCCGCTCGGCCGCTGCGCCTGGCGGGTCGCCGGGTATCCCCCGGCGCAGGGCCCGGCGCGCCGCGTCCAGGCCTACGCGGGCACCGACCGCCAGGTCCGCGGCCGCTTGCTGGACGTGCTGCGCGCCAACGACTCTCCCGTCACGCGCACCGAGCTGGATGTGGCATGGCGCAGCGACACCGCCCAACGCGACCGGGCCCTGTATTCGTTGCTTGCCGACGGCCTGGTGACCCAGACGGCCGACGGCCGGTTCGCATTGGCGGGCGAGGGGTAG
- a CDS encoding carbonic anhydrase has translation MPNTSPVTAWKALKEGNERFVAGKPEHPSQSVEHRASLAAGQKPTAVVFGCADSRVAAELIFDQGLGDMFVVRTAGQAIDSAVLGSIEFAVTVLDVPLIVVLGHDSCGAVKAALGAIEDGTIPGGFVRDVVERVAPSILMGRRDGLRRVDEFEERHVRETVAQLLSRSTAIAERVAAGTLAVGGATYHLADGRAVLVDHVGDIGE, from the coding sequence ATGCCTAACACCAGTCCCGTAACCGCGTGGAAAGCACTCAAAGAGGGTAACGAGCGATTCGTCGCCGGCAAGCCTGAGCATCCCAGTCAGAGCGTCGAACACCGGGCCAGTCTGGCTGCCGGGCAGAAGCCCACGGCGGTGGTCTTCGGTTGCGCGGACAGTCGGGTGGCGGCCGAGCTCATCTTCGACCAAGGTCTGGGCGATATGTTCGTGGTACGCACCGCCGGACAGGCCATCGACTCGGCGGTGCTGGGATCCATCGAGTTCGCGGTGACGGTGCTCGACGTGCCGCTCATCGTGGTCCTGGGCCATGACAGTTGCGGTGCCGTCAAGGCTGCTCTGGGTGCGATCGAGGACGGAACGATACCTGGCGGTTTCGTGCGAGACGTGGTCGAGCGGGTCGCGCCGTCGATCCTGATGGGCCGCCGCGACGGCCTCAGGCGTGTCGACGAGTTCGAGGAACGGCATGTCCGTGAAACCGTGGCCCAGCTCCTGTCGCGTTCGACCGCGATCGCCGAGCGCGTGGCTGCGGGGACCCTGGCGGTCGGAGGCGCCACCTATCACCTGGCCGACGGGCGTGCTGTGTTGGTCGACCACGTCGGTGACATAGGCGAATAA